Proteins encoded together in one Quercus lobata isolate SW786 chromosome 3, ValleyOak3.0 Primary Assembly, whole genome shotgun sequence window:
- the LOC115982944 gene encoding uncharacterized protein LOC115982944 isoform X1 yields MAATAAASSDVSEGPVLNLINKRLRALRKKLNRITQMEEAIAQGKPINKEQEEVLRSKPAVVALIDELDKLRQPLAQAVAEELSLSTQRLHLSPSDSAADDTETNNDNDNNINNNYKSTASSSDEQNRNDESDLGLVEDLLNLLYFGSLFDVKSQGDFTATMLTRTHERGCCLTYDYVTDDATDLLGERDLDSISLLGGLLMSRPVDSSLSHKNALLRCIEHAKLWLAKSDRPIDSNANLTYLALRERLNKIMASDYFTTSPEMKAPVEVAAGNYASFQVPITGPTQVEGSVAQFQHQDQDAGDFQGQEIGDDESSPVDELQKDEVETESAAEVVSGQHEHIPSQAELEHNEVDSQSKAQQYNPRRPYQNQRGGRGGGGGGRRGYFNGRGGRGSGRGGGPYQNGRNQYYEQPGNYYPRNHYNNRGRGGRGGGQSYNNHGSVVQGGHAPADVGVRS; encoded by the exons ATGGCGGCGACGGCGGCGGCGTCATCCGACGTGTCAGAGGGTCCAGTCCTGAACCTAATCAACAAGCGCCTCCGCGCGCTGCGCAAAAAGCTCAACCGCATAACTCAGATGGAAGAAGCCATCGCCCAAGGCAAACCGATCAACAAGGAGCAAGAAGAAGTCCTTCGCTCGAAACCCGCCGTCGTAGCTCTCATCGACGAGCTCGACAAGCTCCGCCAGCCTCTCGCCCAAGCCGTCGCCGAAGAGCTCTCTCTTTCCACTCAGCGCCTCCACCTCTCCCCCTCCGATTCCGCCGCCGACGACACCGAAACCAATAACGACAACgacaacaacatcaacaacaattaCAAATCCACCGCCTCCTCCTCCGACGAGCAGAACCGGAACGACGAATCTGACCTCGGCCTCGTGGAGGATCTTCTGAATCTGCTCTACTTCGGCTCGCTCTTCGATGTGAAGTCTCAGGGAGATTTCACCGCCACGATGCTGACGAGGACTCACGAGCGCGGCTGCTGCTTGACCTACGATTACGTCACCGACGACGCCACCGATCTGCTCGGCGAGCGGGACCTCGATTCGATTTCGCTGCTCGGCGGCTTGTTGATGTCTCGGCCCGTCGATTCGAGCTTGTCGCATAAGAATGCGTTGTTGCGTTGCATCGAGCACGCGAAGCTCTGGCTCGCTAAGTCCGATCGGCCTATTGATTCCAATGCCAACCTTACTT ATTTGGCATTGAGAGAGAGGCTGAATAAGATTATGGCTTCGGACTATTTCACCACCTCGCCGGAAATGAAGGCTCCGGTTGAAGTTGCAGCTGGAAATTACGCCTCTTTTCAGGTACCGATCACGGGGCCAACACAAGTGGAGGGTTCAGTTGCTCAGTTCCAGCATCAG GACCAGGACGCAGGAGATTTTCAAGGACAGGAAATTGGTGATGATGAATCCAGTCCTGTGGATGAACTGCAAAAG GATGAAGTAGAGACAGAAAGTGCTGCTGAGGTTGTCTCAGGTCAACATGAACATATTCCATCACAGGCAGAGCTAGAGCATAATGAGGTAGATTCGCAGTCAAAGGCACAACAATACAATCCCAGAAGGCCCTATCAGAACCAAAGAGGTGGGCGTGGCGGTGGTGGGGGTGGCCGTAGGGGTTATTTCAATGGTCGTGGAGGTCGGGGCAGTGGCAGGGGAGGCGGACCCTATCAAAATGGTCGCAACCAATATTATGAGCAGCCTGGAAATTATTATCCCAGGAACCATTATAACAATAGAGGAAGGGGTGGCAGGGGAGGTGGGCAGTCTTACAACAATCATGGTTCAGTCGTTCAAGGTGGCCATGCCCCAGCCGATGTTGGGGTTCGTTCATAA
- the LOC115982944 gene encoding uncharacterized protein LOC115982944 isoform X2 — translation MAATAAASSDVSEGPVLNLINKRLRALRKKLNRITQMEEAIAQGKPINKEQEEVLRSKPAVVALIDELDKLRQPLAQAVAEELSLSTQRLHLSPSDSAADDTETNNDNDNNINNNYKSTASSSDEQNRNDESDLGLVEDLLNLLYFGSLFDVKSQGDFTATMLTRTHERGCCLTYDYVTDDATDLLGERDLDSISLLGGLLMSRPVDSSLSHKNALLRCIEHAKLWLAKSDRPIDSNANLTYLALRERLNKIMASDYFTTSPEMKAPVEVAAGNYASFQVPITGPTQVEGSVAQFQHQDAGDFQGQEIGDDESSPVDELQKDEVETESAAEVVSGQHEHIPSQAELEHNEVDSQSKAQQYNPRRPYQNQRGGRGGGGGGRRGYFNGRGGRGSGRGGGPYQNGRNQYYEQPGNYYPRNHYNNRGRGGRGGGQSYNNHGSVVQGGHAPADVGVRS, via the exons ATGGCGGCGACGGCGGCGGCGTCATCCGACGTGTCAGAGGGTCCAGTCCTGAACCTAATCAACAAGCGCCTCCGCGCGCTGCGCAAAAAGCTCAACCGCATAACTCAGATGGAAGAAGCCATCGCCCAAGGCAAACCGATCAACAAGGAGCAAGAAGAAGTCCTTCGCTCGAAACCCGCCGTCGTAGCTCTCATCGACGAGCTCGACAAGCTCCGCCAGCCTCTCGCCCAAGCCGTCGCCGAAGAGCTCTCTCTTTCCACTCAGCGCCTCCACCTCTCCCCCTCCGATTCCGCCGCCGACGACACCGAAACCAATAACGACAACgacaacaacatcaacaacaattaCAAATCCACCGCCTCCTCCTCCGACGAGCAGAACCGGAACGACGAATCTGACCTCGGCCTCGTGGAGGATCTTCTGAATCTGCTCTACTTCGGCTCGCTCTTCGATGTGAAGTCTCAGGGAGATTTCACCGCCACGATGCTGACGAGGACTCACGAGCGCGGCTGCTGCTTGACCTACGATTACGTCACCGACGACGCCACCGATCTGCTCGGCGAGCGGGACCTCGATTCGATTTCGCTGCTCGGCGGCTTGTTGATGTCTCGGCCCGTCGATTCGAGCTTGTCGCATAAGAATGCGTTGTTGCGTTGCATCGAGCACGCGAAGCTCTGGCTCGCTAAGTCCGATCGGCCTATTGATTCCAATGCCAACCTTACTT ATTTGGCATTGAGAGAGAGGCTGAATAAGATTATGGCTTCGGACTATTTCACCACCTCGCCGGAAATGAAGGCTCCGGTTGAAGTTGCAGCTGGAAATTACGCCTCTTTTCAGGTACCGATCACGGGGCCAACACAAGTGGAGGGTTCAGTTGCTCAGTTCCAGCATCAG GACGCAGGAGATTTTCAAGGACAGGAAATTGGTGATGATGAATCCAGTCCTGTGGATGAACTGCAAAAG GATGAAGTAGAGACAGAAAGTGCTGCTGAGGTTGTCTCAGGTCAACATGAACATATTCCATCACAGGCAGAGCTAGAGCATAATGAGGTAGATTCGCAGTCAAAGGCACAACAATACAATCCCAGAAGGCCCTATCAGAACCAAAGAGGTGGGCGTGGCGGTGGTGGGGGTGGCCGTAGGGGTTATTTCAATGGTCGTGGAGGTCGGGGCAGTGGCAGGGGAGGCGGACCCTATCAAAATGGTCGCAACCAATATTATGAGCAGCCTGGAAATTATTATCCCAGGAACCATTATAACAATAGAGGAAGGGGTGGCAGGGGAGGTGGGCAGTCTTACAACAATCATGGTTCAGTCGTTCAAGGTGGCCATGCCCCAGCCGATGTTGGGGTTCGTTCATAA